A genome region from Gadus chalcogrammus isolate NIFS_2021 chromosome 5, NIFS_Gcha_1.0, whole genome shotgun sequence includes the following:
- the LOC130382618 gene encoding uncharacterized protein LOC130382618, whose translation MNEDNQLRSLMFTMTYMLMKRRRDVNNINIQRRNEIQRRVRHRQYFLQRQKRMLMMMTALGGFSSTVGLRTRPWTTTRSTDWWERVMTQNEFQPSDWLDKFRMSRETFFHLCDELRPRLTRQDTSLRRALPVEKRVALALWRLAANAEYRVIGALFGVGKSTVCCCVRDLCHALAALLKPAYLRAPGGGELRDSAQAFLSRAGFPHCASVVATLHTAILTPSANTADYCNPEGWMSVLTQVSVNGRGQFWDVCGSFPGGTDPAEILQCSRLWSSASEGGLSPDPPPPFMGRPLRYVLLGDGSHPLQPWLLTAYPEGPAALPGPQRLFNRRVAEARGVAASALLRLRARWQCLARRNDCRLDLLPTMVLACCILHNVCEARGDAFRPEWQEEAVRVEPSQPAIPRGGEGPERGDAEEVRRLFCDYFQQQE comes from the exons ATGAACGAGGACAACCAGCTGCGGAGTCTGATGTTCACCATGACCTACATGTTGATGAAGCGCAGAAGAGATGTCAACAACATCAACATTCAGAGACGCAATGAAATCCAGAGACGTGTTCGCCACCGTCAGTACTTCTTGCAGCGACAGAAGAGGATGTTAATG ATGATGACGGCGTTGGGAGGCTTCAGCTCCACCGTCGGCCTGCGCACCCGCCCCTGGACCACCACGCGTTCCACCGATTGGTGGGAGCGCGTGATGACCCAGAACGAGTTCCAGCCCTCGGATTGGCTGGACAAGTTCCGCATGAGCCGCGAGACGTTCTTCCACCTGTGCGACGAGCTGCGCCCGCGGCTCACGCGGCAGGACACCAGCCTGCGGCGGGCGCTGCCCGTGGAGAAGCGGGTGGCGTTGGCGCTGTGGCGGCTGGCCGCCAACGCGGAGTACCGCGTCATCGGCGCGCTGTTCGGCGTCGGCAAGTCCACCGTGTGCTGCTGCGTGCGGGACCTGTGCCACGCCCTCGCCGCGCTGCTGAAGCCCGCCTACCTGCGCGCCCCCGGTGGCGGGGAGCTGCGGGACTCCGCCCAGGCGTTCCTGTCCCGTGCGGGGTTCCCCCACTGCGCGAGCGTGGTGGCAACGCTGCACACCGCCATCCTCACGCCGTCCGCCAACACCGCAGACTACTGCAACCCTGAGGGATGGATGTCCGTTCTGACCCAG GTGTCCGTCAATGGCCGGGGACAGTTCTGGGACGTCTGTGGGAGCTTCCCAGGTGGGACGGACCCGGCCGAGATCCTGCAGTGCTCCAGGCTATGGTCCTCCGCCTCGGAGGGCGGGCTGTCCccggacccccctccccccttcatgGGACGTCCGCTGAG GTACGTCCTCCTGGGAGACGGCAGCCACCCTCTCCAGCCCTGGCTCCTCACGGCCTACCCCGAGGGCCCCGCCGCCCTCCCCGGACCCCAGCGCCTCTTCAACCGGCGGGTTGCGGAGGCCCGTGGCGTGGCGGCGTCGGCCCTGCTGCGGCTCCGGGCCCGCTGGCAGTGCCTGGCCAGGAGGAACGACTGCCGGCTGGACCTGCTGCCCACCATGGTGCTGGCCTGCTGTATCCTACACAACGTGTGCGAGGCCCGCGGCGACGCATTCCGCCCCGAGTGGCAGGAGGAGGCCGTCCGCGTCGAGCCCAGCCAGCCCGCCATCCCCCGGGGGGGCGAGGGGCCAGAGCGGGGGGACGCGGAGGAGGTGCGGAGACTCTTCTGTGACTATTTCCAACAGCAGGAGTGA